In Bradyrhizobium sp. CCBAU 051011, the following are encoded in one genomic region:
- a CDS encoding amidohydrolase/deacetylase family metallohydrolase, whose protein sequence is MPFDLILRGGRVIDPSQKLDAVTDIAFAGGKVAMVGSELKADPGTDVRDVSDYVVTPGLIDLHTHVYWGGTSLGIDAEEFCRTSGVTTAVDTGSAGPGNFAGFRKHVIEPSQVRILAYLHVSHAGIYGFSHRVMVGESEEMRLMNPIDAVSVAEANRDLIVGIKVRVGLHASGTSGIVPLDIALEVAEQVGMPLMAHIDHPPPSYEEVLARLRPGDVLTHAFRPFPNTPATSQGTVKRVVLEARERGVLFDIGHGKGSFAFKTARAMLANGFYPDTISSDVHALCIDGPAFDQVTTMSKFLCMGMPLPDVVAGSTVNAAMALRRPELGSLKPGSAGDATVISVQRGQFDYVDVVGEHLIGDRKIVSEGVVIGGAWWHPKQSPKFKRLAG, encoded by the coding sequence ATGCCGTTCGATTTGATCCTGCGCGGCGGCCGGGTAATTGATCCCTCCCAGAAGCTCGACGCCGTGACGGATATCGCCTTTGCGGGCGGCAAGGTGGCGATGGTCGGAAGCGAACTCAAGGCCGATCCCGGAACCGATGTGCGTGACGTGTCTGACTATGTCGTCACCCCCGGTTTGATCGATTTGCACACCCACGTCTATTGGGGCGGCACCTCCCTCGGCATCGACGCCGAGGAGTTCTGCCGCACCTCCGGCGTGACCACGGCCGTCGATACCGGCAGCGCCGGCCCGGGCAATTTCGCGGGCTTCCGCAAGCACGTCATCGAGCCGAGCCAGGTCCGCATTCTGGCCTATCTGCACGTCTCCCATGCCGGCATCTATGGTTTCTCGCACCGGGTCATGGTCGGCGAGAGCGAGGAGATGCGGCTGATGAACCCGATCGACGCTGTCAGCGTGGCGGAGGCCAACCGCGACCTCATCGTCGGCATCAAGGTGCGGGTAGGGCTCCACGCCTCGGGCACCTCGGGGATCGTGCCGCTCGACATCGCGCTCGAGGTCGCCGAGCAGGTCGGCATGCCGCTGATGGCGCATATCGACCATCCGCCGCCGAGCTACGAGGAGGTGCTCGCCCGCCTGCGTCCGGGCGACGTACTCACGCACGCGTTCCGGCCGTTTCCCAATACGCCCGCCACTTCCCAGGGCACCGTGAAGAGGGTCGTGTTGGAGGCGCGCGAACGTGGGGTTCTTTTCGACATCGGCCACGGCAAAGGCTCATTCGCCTTCAAGACCGCCCGCGCAATGCTTGCCAACGGCTTCTATCCCGACACCATTTCCTCTGATGTCCACGCCCTGTGCATCGACGGGCCGGCATTTGATCAGGTGACGACCATGTCCAAGTTTCTGTGCATGGGCATGCCGCTCCCCGATGTGGTCGCGGGGTCGACGGTGAATGCGGCGATGGCGCTACGGCGTCCCGAACTCGGCAGTCTCAAGCCGGGCAGCGCGGGAGACGCCACCGTCATCTCGGTCCAGCGAGGCCAGTTCGACTATGTCGACGTCGTCGGCGAGCACCTGATCGGCGACCGCAAGATCGTGTCTGAGGGCGTCGTCATTGGGGGCGCTTGGTGGCACCCGAAACAATCGCCGAAATTCAAGCGGCTTGCAGGCTAG
- a CDS encoding amidohydrolase family protein, translating into MSTIAIFGSYLLSRKDGAQEVLRDHWVLLEGKRIAAVTRDRPSAAEVFDRPGRFVLPGLLNLHNHCFSEAVARTHTEDGNGRRNNQSIVYTVLLPLTKRGAELLLPSERLAIARLGILQLLKGGATTVMEPFRNTLPEMFDAAEEMGIRFYGAPYLFSTSDAKAGPDGVVHYAGDDGRADMDTWNALNHRWNGRGDGRIGLAMSPHATDTCGPDLLRACAVRARELDVPITTHLAQSQAEVATIASRHGGRTPAEYLDWLGLLAPDLMAAHCIASTDGDLKLMAAKGATVLNCPRVFARSGVTAAFSRFAEHGVRTVVGTDGYNMDLLGELNAASMISKLASARADVANAPELIESVTATAAAVIKRPDLGMIAPGATADLTVVDLTHPHLQPLFDPRRGLVALGNRANIDQVIVDGRVLIDAGRYIYGDETAIMSAASAAIGKIWDLPEAQAAFNG; encoded by the coding sequence ATGAGCACGATCGCAATCTTCGGCAGCTATCTGTTGTCGCGCAAGGATGGCGCGCAGGAGGTGCTGCGCGATCATTGGGTGTTGCTGGAGGGCAAGCGTATCGCCGCCGTCACGCGCGACCGGCCGTCCGCCGCCGAGGTCTTTGACAGGCCGGGCCGTTTCGTGCTGCCCGGCCTTCTGAACCTGCACAACCACTGCTTCAGTGAAGCCGTCGCCCGGACGCACACCGAGGACGGTAATGGTCGCCGGAACAACCAGAGCATCGTCTATACGGTGCTGTTGCCGCTGACCAAGCGCGGTGCCGAGCTGCTGTTGCCGTCGGAGCGGCTCGCCATCGCGCGGCTCGGCATTCTGCAATTGCTGAAGGGCGGCGCCACCACGGTCATGGAGCCGTTCCGCAACACCCTTCCGGAGATGTTCGACGCCGCCGAGGAAATGGGCATCCGCTTCTACGGCGCGCCGTATTTGTTTTCGACCTCGGATGCCAAGGCGGGGCCTGATGGCGTGGTACATTACGCGGGCGATGACGGCCGGGCCGATATGGACACCTGGAACGCGCTAAACCATCGCTGGAATGGACGCGGCGACGGGCGGATCGGCCTTGCGATGAGCCCGCACGCGACCGACACCTGTGGTCCGGATCTGCTGCGGGCATGTGCCGTCCGCGCGCGCGAACTCGACGTTCCCATCACCACCCATCTCGCGCAAAGCCAGGCCGAAGTCGCGACCATCGCAAGCCGCCACGGCGGTCGCACACCGGCCGAATATCTGGACTGGCTGGGCCTTCTGGCGCCTGATCTTATGGCCGCGCACTGCATCGCGAGCACGGATGGCGATTTGAAGCTGATGGCGGCCAAGGGCGCCACGGTGCTGAACTGCCCGCGCGTGTTTGCGCGCTCGGGCGTTACCGCGGCGTTCAGCCGGTTCGCGGAGCACGGCGTGCGCACGGTGGTCGGGACCGACGGCTACAACATGGACCTACTCGGCGAACTCAACGCGGCGTCGATGATCTCGAAGCTTGCGTCTGCTCGCGCGGACGTAGCCAACGCACCCGAACTGATCGAGTCGGTCACGGCAACCGCAGCGGCGGTCATCAAGCGCCCGGACCTTGGCATGATCGCGCCGGGCGCCACCGCCGACCTCACCGTTGTCGATTTGACCCATCCCCATCTGCAGCCCTTGTTCGACCCACGACGCGGGCTCGTCGCGCTCGGCAACCGCGCCAACATCGACCAGGTCATCGTTGACGGGCGCGTGCTGATCGATGCGGGCAGGTATATTTACGGCGACGAGACCGCGATCATGTCGGCCGCGTCTGCGGCGATCGGTAAGATCTGGGACTTGCCGGAAGCCCAGGCCGCGTTCAATGGCTGA
- a CDS encoding ABC transporter substrate-binding protein: MDRRTVLKGLAGVGSLAATGGLSMPALSQGAAARTLRFVPQANLANFDPIWGTQYVVRNAAALVWDTLYGLDATLQPQRQMVESEEVSDDGLVWTFRLRPGLKFHDGEPVLSKDVVASLTRWSARDPMGLMIKAVQNELTAVDARTFKWSLKAPYPKMLLALGKNSTPCAFIMPERIAQTDPFKQIPEYIGSGPMKFAKGEWVPGAKAVFEKFADYTPRQEKASWLAGGKQMLVDRIEWVVIPDPATAAAALQNGEVDWWESPITDLVPSLKKNRNINVDIADPLGNIGSFRMNHLHPPFNDVKVRRAVLAALSQEDYMRALVGDDTALWKPLPGFFTPDTPLYTEEGGEILKGKRDLAMAKKLLAESGYSGQPVTCVVAQDQPITKAQGDVTADLLKQMGMNVDFVATDWGTVGSRRAQKTPPGQGGWGMFHTWHAGADCINPAAYNAIRGTGDKAWFGWPTSEAVEKEVLAWFDAKNLDEEKAAVKRLNKAAIEDVIYAPTGFFLSYTAWRKNVSGIAKGPLPFFWGVSKTA; this comes from the coding sequence ATGGATCGCAGGACTGTGTTGAAGGGATTGGCCGGAGTAGGCAGCCTCGCGGCGACGGGCGGCCTTTCGATGCCGGCGCTTTCCCAAGGCGCTGCGGCGCGCACATTGCGCTTTGTGCCGCAGGCCAATCTCGCGAATTTCGATCCGATCTGGGGGACCCAGTATGTCGTGCGCAACGCCGCTGCGCTGGTGTGGGACACTCTCTACGGCCTCGACGCCACGCTGCAGCCCCAGCGCCAGATGGTCGAGTCCGAGGAGGTGTCTGATGACGGCCTGGTCTGGACCTTTCGGCTTCGGCCGGGGCTGAAGTTTCACGACGGCGAGCCAGTGCTCAGCAAGGACGTGGTGGCGAGCCTGACGCGCTGGTCAGCGCGCGATCCGATGGGCCTGATGATCAAGGCGGTCCAGAACGAGTTGACCGCCGTCGACGCCAGGACCTTCAAATGGTCGCTGAAGGCGCCTTATCCGAAAATGCTGCTGGCGTTGGGCAAGAACAGCACGCCCTGCGCGTTCATCATGCCGGAGCGCATCGCCCAGACCGACCCGTTCAAGCAGATCCCCGAATATATCGGCTCGGGCCCGATGAAGTTCGCAAAGGGCGAATGGGTGCCCGGCGCCAAGGCGGTGTTCGAGAAGTTTGCCGATTATACGCCGCGGCAGGAAAAGGCATCCTGGCTCGCCGGCGGCAAGCAGATGCTGGTTGACCGCATCGAATGGGTGGTGATCCCCGATCCTGCGACGGCGGCGGCAGCACTGCAGAACGGCGAAGTCGATTGGTGGGAGAGCCCCATCACCGATCTCGTGCCGTCGCTGAAGAAGAACCGCAACATCAACGTCGACATCGCCGATCCCCTCGGCAACATCGGTTCATTCCGGATGAACCACCTGCATCCGCCCTTCAACGATGTGAAGGTGCGACGTGCCGTGCTCGCGGCGCTGAGCCAGGAAGACTACATGCGCGCGCTGGTCGGCGACGATACCGCGCTCTGGAAGCCGCTGCCGGGCTTCTTCACGCCGGATACACCGCTCTACACGGAAGAGGGCGGCGAGATCCTGAAAGGCAAGCGCGATCTCGCAATGGCAAAGAAGTTGCTGGCCGAGAGCGGCTATTCAGGCCAGCCGGTCACGTGTGTCGTGGCGCAGGATCAACCGATCACCAAGGCGCAGGGCGATGTCACTGCGGATCTGTTGAAGCAAATGGGCATGAACGTCGACTTCGTCGCGACCGATTGGGGCACGGTCGGTTCCCGCCGCGCCCAGAAGACGCCGCCGGGCCAGGGCGGCTGGGGCATGTTTCACACCTGGCACGCCGGCGCGGACTGCATCAATCCCGCCGCCTACAACGCCATTCGCGGCACTGGCGACAAGGCGTGGTTTGGCTGGCCCACGAGCGAGGCCGTCGAAAAGGAGGTTTTGGCATGGTTCGACGCCAAGAATCTCGACGAGGAGAAGGCTGCGGTGAAGCGCCTCAACAAGGCGGCGATCGAGGACGTGATCTATGCACCGACCGGCTTCTTCCTGAGCTATACGGCGTGGCGCAAGAACGTCTCCGGTATCGCCAAGGGACCGCTGCCCTTCTTCTGGGGCGTGTCGAAGACCGCATGA
- a CDS encoding flavin reductase family protein codes for MSGISFRELDPHDRYKLLCGAVVPRPIALVTTLDENGSVNAAPFSFFNVFSEDPPLLVLGLQHKADLSPKDTTRNIHRSGQFVVHLVDEALAAAMNDCAVDFPSGDSEVEATGLKTLPSIDIDVPRLAVAPFALECRQHVALAFGPGRELLVGEVLRLHAREGLIDREKMYVDFDVYRPIGRLFGNLYAAQRDTFALARESHAQWLARNGAAETSDQSQ; via the coding sequence ATGTCGGGTATCTCCTTCCGCGAACTTGACCCGCACGACCGGTACAAGCTGCTGTGTGGGGCCGTCGTGCCGCGGCCGATCGCGCTGGTCACGACGCTCGACGAGAATGGTAGCGTCAACGCGGCGCCGTTCAGCTTCTTCAACGTCTTCTCCGAAGATCCGCCCCTTCTTGTGCTCGGCCTGCAGCACAAGGCCGATCTCAGTCCCAAGGACACCACGCGCAACATCCACCGCAGTGGGCAGTTCGTCGTGCATCTGGTAGACGAGGCGCTGGCGGCCGCCATGAACGACTGCGCGGTCGACTTTCCCTCCGGTGACAGCGAAGTGGAGGCGACGGGGCTGAAGACATTGCCGTCGATCGATATCGATGTGCCGAGATTAGCCGTGGCGCCTTTCGCACTCGAATGCCGACAGCATGTCGCGCTCGCCTTCGGGCCCGGCCGCGAACTCCTTGTTGGGGAGGTGCTGCGCCTGCACGCGCGCGAGGGCCTGATCGACCGGGAAAAGATGTATGTCGATTTCGACGTTTACCGGCCGATCGGGCGCTTGTTCGGCAATCTCTACGCTGCCCAGCGCGACACCTTCGCACTGGCGCGCGAAAGCCACGCGCAGTGGCTCGCGCGCAACGGAGCGGCCGAAACGTCCGACCAAAGTCAGTGA
- a CDS encoding ABC transporter permease: protein MVSYILRRVLSTLPVMGIVALFVFSLLYIAPGDPAAVIAGDQASPADVERIRQSLGLDRPFLVQFGTWLWHILHGDLGTSIFTNLPVAAMIAQRIEPTFSLMAITLVLTILVAVPLGVAAAWKAGSWVDRTIMAFAVFAFSLPVFVVGYVLAYVFALQFEWLPVQGYTPLTAGVWPWLKNLILPALALGSVYIALIARITRASMLEVLQQDYVRTARAKGLGQRSILFVHALKNAAVPIVTVIGIGIALLIGGAVVTESVFAIPGLGRLTIDAILRRDYPVIQGIVLLFSFLYVLVNLMVDVTYTLVDPRIRY from the coding sequence ATGGTCTCGTATATCCTCCGGCGCGTCCTCTCGACCTTGCCCGTGATGGGGATCGTCGCGCTGTTCGTCTTCAGCCTGCTCTACATCGCGCCGGGCGATCCGGCTGCGGTGATCGCAGGCGACCAGGCGAGCCCCGCCGACGTTGAGCGCATACGCCAGAGCCTTGGCCTCGACCGGCCGTTTCTGGTCCAGTTCGGGACTTGGCTCTGGCATATCCTGCATGGCGATCTCGGCACCTCGATCTTCACCAACCTGCCGGTCGCCGCGATGATCGCGCAGCGCATCGAGCCGACGTTCTCGCTGATGGCGATTACGCTCGTCCTGACCATCCTTGTCGCGGTGCCGCTCGGCGTGGCGGCGGCGTGGAAGGCGGGAAGCTGGGTGGACCGCACCATCATGGCGTTCGCCGTGTTCGCCTTCTCGCTCCCCGTCTTTGTTGTCGGATACGTCCTTGCCTATGTGTTCGCGCTGCAGTTCGAATGGCTTCCCGTGCAGGGCTACACGCCGTTGACCGCGGGCGTCTGGCCCTGGCTGAAGAACCTAATTCTGCCGGCACTTGCCCTCGGCTCCGTCTATATCGCGCTGATCGCGCGCATCACCCGCGCTTCCATGCTCGAGGTGCTGCAACAGGATTATGTCCGCACCGCCCGCGCCAAAGGCCTTGGCCAGCGCAGCATCCTGTTCGTTCACGCGCTGAAAAACGCAGCCGTTCCGATCGTGACGGTGATCGGTATCGGCATCGCCTTGTTGATAGGCGGCGCGGTGGTGACCGAAAGCGTGTTCGCCATTCCGGGCCTCGGCCGGTTGACGATCGACGCGATCCTGCGCCGCGATTACCCGGTCATCCAGGGCATCGTGCTGCTGTTCAGCTTCCTCTATGTGCTCGTCAACCTGATGGTCGACGTCACCTACACCCTGGTCGATCCGAGGATCCGCTATTGA
- a CDS encoding N-carbamoyl-D-amino-acid hydrolase — protein sequence MRVINVAAAQLGPIQKAESRDAVVKRMIALMDEAKAKGADLIVYPELALTTFFPRWYMEDQAEVDTWFEREMPNPATRPLFERAAHHKIAMNFGYAELTPDGHHFNTCILTDKSAKIVGKYRKVHLPGHSEFDTKRAFQHLEKRYFEPGDLGFNVWRALGGIFGMAVCNDRRWPETYRVMGLQGVEMVLIGYNTPSFNAEKPEEGPEKRLFHNRLSAQAGAYQNSTWVVCVAKAGIEDGHPLIGGSLIVDPDGEIVVEAKTEEDELLIHPCDLDATIFGKNTIFNFARHRRIEHYGLITSRAGAVPPPEN from the coding sequence ATGCGCGTCATCAATGTTGCCGCTGCCCAGCTGGGCCCGATCCAGAAAGCCGAAAGCCGTGATGCCGTCGTCAAGCGCATGATCGCGCTGATGGATGAAGCCAAGGCGAAGGGCGCCGACCTGATCGTCTATCCGGAACTTGCGCTCACCACGTTCTTTCCGCGCTGGTACATGGAGGATCAGGCCGAGGTTGACACCTGGTTCGAACGCGAGATGCCGAATCCGGCGACAAGACCTTTGTTCGAGCGGGCCGCCCACCACAAGATCGCAATGAATTTTGGCTATGCCGAACTGACGCCGGATGGGCATCACTTCAACACCTGCATCCTCACCGACAAATCCGCAAAAATTGTCGGCAAGTACCGCAAGGTTCATCTGCCCGGTCATTCGGAGTTCGACACGAAACGCGCGTTCCAGCATCTGGAGAAACGCTACTTCGAGCCGGGCGATCTCGGGTTCAACGTCTGGCGCGCACTCGGCGGCATCTTCGGCATGGCTGTCTGCAACGACCGGCGCTGGCCGGAGACCTATCGCGTGATGGGCCTGCAAGGTGTCGAGATGGTGCTGATCGGCTACAACACGCCCTCGTTCAATGCCGAGAAGCCCGAGGAGGGGCCCGAAAAGCGGCTGTTCCACAACCGGCTCTCCGCGCAGGCCGGTGCCTACCAGAACTCGACCTGGGTCGTATGCGTTGCAAAGGCCGGCATCGAAGACGGCCATCCCTTGATCGGCGGCAGCCTGATTGTCGATCCGGACGGCGAGATCGTCGTCGAGGCCAAGACCGAGGAGGATGAGCTGCTGATTCACCCCTGCGATCTCGACGCCACCATCTTCGGCAAGAACACGATCTTCAATTTCGCGCGCCACCGCCGCATTGAACATTACGGCCTGATCACCAGCCGCGCCGGCGCGGTGCCGCCTCCGGAAAACTAG
- a CDS encoding ABC transporter permease, translating to MSISTTSTAPFPPGLVIAPQLPDLLVPVAIRRGVFGFLRSHPTVAIGGALLLCLVLIGIFAPWLGTVDPTALAPAKRTRLPSADYWFGTDLLGRDIYSRVLYGARVSLTVGLSVAVLSSLAGLAIGLVSGFVRWADSILMRFMDGLMSIPPILLAVALMALTRASVGNVILAITIAEVPRVSRLVRSVVLSLREQPYVDAATASGTRTPMIILRHILPNTLAPMLVQATYICASAMIVESILSFIGAGTPPTIPSWGNIMAEGRALWQVKPYIVFFPAAFLSVTVLAVNLLGDGLRDALDPRMAKSL from the coding sequence TTGAGCATCTCCACCACAAGTACGGCCCCGTTTCCGCCCGGCCTCGTCATTGCGCCGCAACTGCCGGATCTGCTGGTGCCGGTGGCAATCCGGCGCGGTGTGTTCGGCTTCCTGCGTAGTCATCCGACGGTTGCGATCGGCGGCGCCTTGCTGCTCTGCCTAGTGCTGATCGGGATCTTTGCGCCCTGGCTCGGGACCGTCGATCCCACCGCGCTCGCGCCCGCCAAACGTACACGCTTGCCTTCCGCGGATTATTGGTTCGGCACCGATTTGCTGGGCCGCGACATCTATTCACGCGTGCTCTACGGGGCACGGGTCTCGCTCACCGTGGGCTTGTCGGTGGCCGTGCTGTCTTCGCTCGCTGGTCTCGCCATCGGCCTGGTCTCGGGTTTCGTGCGTTGGGCGGACAGCATCCTGATGCGGTTCATGGACGGGCTGATGTCGATCCCGCCGATCCTGCTTGCTGTCGCACTGATGGCGCTGACGCGCGCGAGCGTCGGCAACGTCATCCTGGCCATCACGATTGCCGAAGTCCCGCGCGTCTCGCGGCTGGTGCGCAGTGTCGTGCTGTCGCTACGTGAACAGCCCTACGTGGACGCCGCCACAGCCTCCGGCACGAGAACGCCGATGATCATCCTGCGCCACATCCTGCCCAACACGCTGGCGCCGATGCTGGTCCAGGCAACCTATATCTGCGCCAGCGCCATGATCGTGGAGTCGATCCTCTCTTTCATCGGCGCCGGCACGCCACCCACCATTCCATCCTGGGGCAACATCATGGCCGAAGGCAGGGCGCTGTGGCAGGTCAAGCCCTACATCGTATTCTTTCCCGCCGCGTTTCTGTCCGTCACCGTGCTTGCCGTCAATCTGCTCGGTGACGGCCTGCGTGATGCGCTCGATCCGCGAATGGCCAAGAGCCTCTAG
- a CDS encoding ABC transporter ATP-binding protein yields the protein MALLEVQNLQTHFRTPEGINRAVDGVSFHVNEGETLAIVGESGCGKSVTSMSLMRLIAEPPGKIAGSIRFQGKDLLQLSEREMRAIRGNEISMIFQEPMTSLNPVLTVGRQIGETLRMHQGLDKQAAEARAIEMLTLVGIPEPARRVREYPHQLSGGMRQRVMIAMALACNPKLLIADEPTTALDVTIQAQILQLMLDLKRRVGAAIVLITHDLGVVAEIAERVMVMYAGRKVEEAPVADLFRSPRHPYTQGLLGAVPKLGSSLSGAARRLAEIPGQVPSLKGRIEGCVFAGRCALATDLCRQVAPGLEEKGPRHIAACHYARKEAVAA from the coding sequence ATGGCGTTGCTCGAAGTCCAGAATCTGCAGACCCATTTTCGAACGCCCGAGGGTATCAATCGGGCGGTCGACGGCGTCTCCTTTCATGTCAATGAAGGCGAGACGCTTGCCATTGTCGGCGAATCCGGCTGCGGCAAGTCGGTCACCTCGATGTCGCTGATGCGGCTCATCGCGGAGCCCCCAGGCAAGATCGCGGGTTCTATCCGGTTCCAGGGCAAGGATCTGCTGCAGCTCTCGGAACGAGAGATGCGCGCGATCCGCGGCAACGAGATATCGATGATCTTCCAGGAGCCAATGACGAGCCTCAATCCGGTGCTGACCGTCGGCCGTCAGATCGGCGAGACGCTGCGGATGCATCAGGGGCTCGACAAGCAGGCTGCCGAGGCGCGCGCGATCGAAATGCTGACATTGGTCGGCATCCCGGAGCCTGCACGGCGCGTGCGCGAGTATCCGCATCAGCTTTCCGGCGGCATGCGCCAGCGCGTGATGATCGCCATGGCGCTCGCCTGCAATCCAAAACTCCTGATCGCCGACGAGCCGACCACGGCGCTTGATGTCACGATCCAGGCGCAGATCCTGCAATTGATGCTGGATCTCAAGCGCCGCGTCGGCGCGGCGATCGTTCTGATCACCCATGATCTCGGCGTGGTTGCTGAAATCGCCGAGCGCGTCATGGTCATGTATGCCGGCCGCAAGGTTGAAGAAGCCCCGGTGGCCGATTTGTTCCGCTCGCCTCGTCATCCCTATACGCAGGGCCTGCTCGGCGCGGTGCCGAAGCTTGGCTCCTCGCTATCAGGCGCAGCGCGGCGGCTCGCCGAGATTCCCGGCCAGGTGCCCAGCCTCAAGGGACGGATCGAGGGCTGTGTCTTTGCCGGGCGCTGTGCGCTGGCGACTGATCTCTGCCGGCAGGTTGCCCCCGGTCTCGAAGAGAAGGGACCTCGCCACATCGCCGCCTGCCACTACGCGCGCAAGGAGGCGGTCGCGGCATGA
- a CDS encoding ABC transporter ATP-binding protein codes for MSVPLLQVNDLKKHFPVRGGLFSRKSNWVYAVDGVSFEVERGETLALVGESGCGKSTVGRAILRLFDITAGQVVLDGQRIDGLSPGGLRSMRRRVQVVFQDPFSSLNPRMRVRDILAEPIRNFGLAKSSAELDAKVAALMDTVRLPRDALGRRPHEFSGGQRQRIGIARALAAEPELIVCDEAVSALDVSVKAQIVNLLQDLQREFGLALLFISHDLAIVEHMTHRVAVMYLGKIVEMAPRQQIFTAPRHPYTKALLSAVPVPEPGAVRNPIILKGDVPSPINPPSGCRFHTRCPYVFDRCRTEEPELRLVEGGQWVACHLDALPAQN; via the coding sequence ATGAGCGTCCCGCTGCTCCAGGTCAACGATCTAAAGAAGCATTTTCCGGTCCGCGGCGGCTTGTTCAGCCGCAAGTCCAACTGGGTCTATGCCGTGGACGGCGTGTCCTTTGAGGTCGAGCGTGGCGAGACGCTGGCCCTTGTCGGCGAGTCCGGCTGCGGCAAGTCGACGGTTGGCCGGGCCATCTTGCGGCTGTTCGACATCACCGCCGGCCAGGTGGTGTTGGATGGCCAGCGCATTGACGGTCTTTCACCCGGCGGGCTGCGCAGCATGCGCCGCCGCGTGCAGGTGGTGTTCCAGGATCCGTTCTCTAGCCTCAATCCGCGCATGCGCGTACGCGACATCCTGGCGGAGCCGATCCGCAATTTCGGCCTCGCCAAATCTTCCGCCGAACTCGATGCGAAGGTTGCGGCGCTGATGGACACCGTGCGCCTGCCGCGCGACGCGCTGGGCCGCCGACCGCACGAATTCTCGGGTGGCCAGCGCCAGCGTATCGGCATCGCCCGGGCGCTTGCCGCGGAACCCGAACTGATCGTCTGCGACGAGGCGGTCTCGGCACTCGACGTCTCCGTCAAGGCGCAGATCGTCAACCTGTTGCAGGATCTGCAGCGCGAGTTCGGCCTCGCGCTGCTCTTCATCAGCCACGATCTGGCGATCGTCGAGCATATGACGCACCGTGTTGCCGTCATGTATCTCGGCAAGATCGTCGAGATGGCGCCCAGACAACAAATCTTCACCGCGCCGAGGCATCCTTACACCAAGGCGCTGCTGTCGGCCGTGCCGGTGCCGGAGCCCGGAGCCGTTCGAAACCCGATCATTTTGAAGGGCGACGTGCCGAGCCCGATCAATCCGCCCAGCGGTTGCCGCTTCCACACCAGATGTCCATACGTGTTCGATCGCTGCCGGACGGAAGAGCCGGAGCTTCGGTTGGTGGAAGGCGGTCAATGGGTGGCGTGTCATCTCGACGCGCTGCCGGCGCAGAACTGA